The segment GGGCACGTTGACCCCAGAACTTCGATTTACACCATACCCGATTTTTTCCCAACGAACACCTTCAATCCGCAATTTGAAGGGAAATACTCGCGCTGCGTGCGGCAATTTGATCACACGCCGGCGTAGTGTGGCACGATTGTCGCAGGGATGAAAGAGGAGGTGACATGAGCGCGATCCAAACCGCGACGAGGCGACACCTTGCCTCACGCTTCCGCGAGCGCGCCGATCACCTTGCCCGCCACTCGCCGGCCCGCCTGGCCATGCTCGTCTTCGCCTTCATCATCCTTTTCATCACCTCCCTGCTCCTCCTGCCGTTCGCTACGGCCAACCCCGGCACGGCCACCTTCATTGAGGCGCTTTTCACAGCCACGTCCGCAGTATGCGTGACGGGCCTGACCGTCGTCGACATGGCTTCCCACTGGACGGTCTTCGGGCAGATCGTCGTCGTCATCGGCGTCCAGATCGGCGGCTGGGGCGTCATGACGCTCGCCTCCATCCTCGCCCGCGCGGTTTCCCGTCACATCGGCCTCACCCAGCGCATCCTTGCGGCCTCGGAGCGAAAGTCCCGACTGGGCGACGTCGGCGCGCTGCTGCAGTCCGTCGTCATCACCTCCCTGACGGTGGAGGGCCTGCTCGTACTCGTCATGTTCCCCTCGATCATGGAGGTGGAGGGTACGTTCCTCGGGGCGCTGGGCCACTCGATCTTCATGGCGGTCTCTACGTTCAACAACGCCGGATTCGTCATCATCGGCCCGGACCTGACCCCGTTCGTCGGCAACTGGGCGATCAGCCTGCCCATCATTCTGGGCACGGTGGCCGGCGCGATCGGCTTCCCCGTCATCTACAACATTTCGAGTAACCTGCGCTCCCCCAAGCGCTGGTCGCTACACACGAAGATCACGGTTGTCACTTACGCGGTGCTGTGGCTGGCCGGCATCCTCATGGTCGCGGCGTTCGAATGGAACGGCGCTTTTGCTGACTTCACGACGAACGAGAAGGTGCTCGCGTCCTTCTTCCAGGGAACGACGCCGCGCTCGTCGGGGATGGCGACCGTGGACATCGGCTCGATGTCGGAGGCGACGTGGTTCGTCATGGACGTACTCATGTTCATAGGTGCGGGCTCGGCCTCCACGGGCGGCGGCATCAAGGTCACGACCTTCGCCGTCTTGCTCCTCGCGATTATCGCCGAGGCCCGCGGCGATCGCGACACGGAGGCATTCGGCAAACGCATCCCGCCCGACGTCATTCGACTCGCCATTTCGGCAACCTTCCTCGGCGCCTTCCTCGTCGGGACCTCCACGCTCATCATTCTGCACGAATCCAACTTCCCGCTCTCGCGTGTCCTGTTCGACGTGATCTCGGCGTTCGCCACCTGCGGCCTATCCACCGGGATCACGGCCGACCTGCCCGACTCGGCCAAGCTCATCCTCATCCTTCTCATGTACCTGGGGCGTCTGGGAACGATGACTTTCGCAGCGGCGCTCGCGCTTCGCACACGCCGTCGCGTCATCCGACTCCCCGAAGACCGCCCCATCATCGGCTAAGCGGTAGAAAGAGAACACCATGCCAAACACTTACGCGGACAACGCCACGCTCGTCATCGGGCTGGGCCGCTTCGGCTCGGCCATCGCCGTCACGCTCGACAAGCTGGACAAGGAGATCCTCGCCGTCGAGACGAATCCCGACTTGGCTCAGCAGTGGAGCCACCGTTTCAACGTCGTCGAGGCGGACGCACGCTCGGCGGAGGCCCTCCACCAGCTGGGCGCTGAGGACTTCGACGTCGCCGTCGTTGGGGTCGGCGCCCTGGAGGCCTCGGTTCTCATCACCGCGAACCTGGTCGACATGGGGATCCCGGACATCTGGGCGAAGGCCACCTCGCGTGAACACGGCACCATCCTCAAGCGTATCGGCGCCCATCACGTCGTCTACCCCGAGTACGACGCCGGTCAGCGCGTGGCCCACATGCTCTCCGGGCGCATGCTGGACTACATCGAGATGGAGGATCAGTTCACGATCGTGAAGATGATCCCGCCGCGGGATTTGGTGGGCTTTTCGCTAGCGGAGTCAAACGTGCGCCAGCGCTTCGGCGTGACGGTGATCGGTGTCAAGTCCCCCGGCCAGCCCTTCGAGTACGCCTCGCCGGAGACGACAATCGGCAACGGAGACGTCCTCATCGTCTCGGGCGAGCCCTCCCTGTTGGAGGCCTTCGCGAACAGATTTGTCGGACGGCGTCGATAGCCTTGGGGCATGGCAAAGAATCAGACGTTTAGATGTAGCGAGTGCGGGTGGACCACCGTCAAGTGGGTAGGCCGGTGCGCGCAGTGCCAGGCGTGGGGCACGATCGAGGAGGGCACACCTCCCGCAGGCGCGAAGATCTCCGCCCTTACACCGCGCTCTCCGGCGACGCCGATCACGGAGGTCTCTCAGCAGGCTTCGATCAAGGAGCCCACGGGCGTGCCCGAACTGGACCGGGTGCTCGGGGGTGGGATCGTACCCGGTGTCGTCATCCTGTTGGCGGGTGAGCCCGGAGTCGGCAAGTCTACGTTGCTGCTGGACGTGGCAGCGAAGGCGGCCGAACAGGCCGTGCAGGCGGGGCGCAACCCGGTGCTTTACGTGACGGGTGAGGAGTCGGCCTCGCAGGTGCGCTCGCGCGCCGAACGCATCGGCGCCCTGCACCCACATCTGTTGCTCACGGCGGAGGCGGATCTGGCGAAGATTTTGGGGCACATCGCCGATTCGCGTCCGTCGCTGCTCATCGTTGACTCGGTGCAAACGATCATGGATCCGCATGTGGAGGGTTCCGCGGGCGGGGTGGCGCAGGTGCGCTCGGTGACGTCCACGCTGGTCAACACGGCAAAGTCCTCCGACCTGCCGGTGTTGCTGGTCGGGCACGTGACGAAGGATGGCTCGATTGCCGGCCCGCGTGTGCTCGAGCACCTGGTGGATGTCGTGTGCCAGTTCGAGGGCGATCGCCACTCGCGGTTGCGGCTCGTGCGCGCGGTGAAGAACCGCTACGGTGCTACCGACGAGGTGGGGTGCTTCGAGCTGGTCGACTCGGGGATCGTAGGACTCGCCGATCCGTCGGGGCTCTTCCTCTCGGCCCGGAACCTCACCGTTGCGGGCACGTGCGTTACGGTCACACTCGAGGGGCGTCGGCCTATGCCGGTTGAAGTGCAGGCACTGTCGGTGCCTGCGGCCGGTCCGCCGCGGCGGACCACCTCCGGGGTGGATAGCTCGCGTGTGGCGATGATGCTGGCCGTGCTCCAGTCGCGCCTCGGGGTCCACTTCGAGCGCAACGACGTGTTCGTCTCCACCGTGGGCGGGGCCAAGGCGCTTGAGCCGAGCGTAGACGTGGCGATCGCGCTGGCACTGGCGTCCGCAGCTTCTAATCTTCCCCTGGCCCCGGGCGTGATCGCGGTGGGCGAAGTGTCGCTGACCGGTGAGCTACGTCCGGTGGTTGGGCTTCAGCGGCGCCTAAATGAGGCCGCTCGCCTGGGCTTCCACACGGCTATTCTGCCCCGGACCTCGGAGAAGATCACCGCGCCCGCGGGAATGCGCCTGCGGGCGGTGGACGACGTGGCCGCGGCTGCGCGGGCGGTACTGCCGCTGGACGCGTAGCGTGAAGCAACGGCTTCCGACATCGTGCATGTAAGCCGCCGACTCTCGCCGGGAGTACTATCCCACCGAGTCCAATATTTTGGCAGCACTATGTCTTCAGTGGTTGCGCCGGTCCGCGCTGCTTCCACAAGCGACAACGCCGTCGAGCTCGACTTCGAAGACGACGTGGTGGCCAACGCGAGCTGGGCTCACCTCGGGGCGTCTGAAGATTCGCCGGAATTACTGGATCGCTCGCCGTCGCCGGCAACGCCGTCCGTAGTGTCGGAGCCGTCCGTTGCGCCGGTCACCGCTTTCCCGTCGGTGGAGCCCGCCTCGGGGCCCGCACTGCCGGTCGAGTCGCCTGCGCTCTCGCCCTCATTCGTGACGCTACGCCCGCCCGTCGCCACGCCCGAGCCGCTCAGTTCGAAAACGTAGCCGGACTGAAGGAGCGGGTCGGAACCTAGCAAGATCCGGGCCACGTAGGTTCCAGCGCCCGCGATCGACTTCCCCTGGCAGTTCGCGCCCGCGTTGACGCCGTTCCAGGAAAGGGCCTGCGTGGTGGTCATGCCGGCGTCGAGAAGAAGGATCTTGCTCGCCGGCCCTGAGGAACACACCTGACTGTCATAGACGGTCTGGTCGCCCGAGGTGAGCTGAAGGCGGAGGTCGGCGGCGTCAAAGTAGCAGGGGGCCTCGCCCTTGTTCGTGATCGAAGCGCTCAGCGTGACCTGCTGGCCCGCAGCGCCGCCCGCGCTGTTGACCGCCGTGCTGAGCGAGCCCGAGCTACACGCCACGGGTTCAAACTGCTCGACCGGGTTGACCGGCACGGTGTGCTTCTCAATCTTCGACAGCGCGTACTTGACGGCCACGAACGTGGCTCCGACCGCGAGCAGGATGACGAGGAGGACGGTCAGCAGACGACGCCGGAACGCTGCCCGCGCCGGATCCTTCTGCTTGCGCGGTGACGGGCGGGCGGACACCGGTCGCTTCGCCGACTGCCTGCCGTGACCCGTTCGCCCCGGAGCCGGGCGGCCGCCGCGCACCCCACGCGCCGAAGTGGCCGCGCCACCTCGGGTACGGCGCTTGCCGTCTTCCCGAACCGGGCGCTCGCCGCGGGCCCGCCGCTCGCTACCGGGGACCGCGCGTTCTCCGCGCGCCGCACTCCCGCGCCTCGCGCGCTCGTCGCGGCCTGATCCTTCTCCGCGCGTCGGGCGATCGGCACCACGCCCGCGGCCTGCCTGGGCGCGCCCGCCCGCCGGGCGCGGTGCACCACGACCCGCCTGCTTGCCGCGCTTCGGAGTTTCGTTCACGTCCCTACCGTAGCGGCAATCCCGCGCCGCGGGAGCGATGCGCGCCGGGCGCCGCTATAGTGAGGCCCGTGGCACCCGAACCAGAACTCGCCTACGCGGCCCTGACCCGCTGGTACGCTCAGCATGCGCGCCCGCTACCGTGGCGCGAGACGACGGACCCGTGGGCGATCCTCGTATGTGAGGTGATGAGCCAGCAAACCCCGGTCGCCCGCGTGGAGCCGGTGTGGCGGGCGTGGCTGGAGCGCTGGCCCACCCCCGCCGACCTCGCGGCGGCCTCCCCCGCCGAGGTTCTCATCGCCTGGGATCGCATGGGCTACCCGCGCCGCGCGTTGCGCCTCCAGGAGGCCGCGATCGCCATCGTGGAGCGCGGCTCCTTCCCCACTACCTACGACGACCTTCTCGATTTGCCGGGGGTCGGCCCTTACACGGCGGCCGCCGTCGTTGCCTTCGCCTTCCGTGGCTACAGCATCGTGCTCGACACCAACATCCGCCGCGTGCTCGCCCGCTGGCACGGCCAGGCTCTGCCCGCACCTTCGCAGACGAAGGCCGAGCTCGCCCGCGCGCAAGCCTTCGTCCCCTCAGGCGAACGCGCCTGGCGCTGGAACGCCGCCATCATGGAGTTCGGCGCGCTAGCCTGCACCGCCCGCGCGCCCGCGTGTGAGGGGTGCCCGCTGGCCGCGCGCTGCGAGTGGAACCTCGCCGGTCACCCTGGCGACAGCCACGCCCACCGTCGCCGCACGCAGGCGTGGGAGGGGACGAACCGGCAGGCTCGCGGGAAAATCATGGCCGCCCTGCGCGCCGGCCCGCACGGCTACGAGGACCTCCTGACCGCGACCGCGCTGCCGCCCGAGCGCCTCGGCCCGGCCCTCGACGGCGTCCTCTGCGACGGCCTCGCCGAGCAGGTTTCGGGCCAATTCCGCCTTCCGCTAGCATCGAAGCCATGAACGAACTCAAGCTCGCCCGCGCAGGGGGCGTGCTCGGCGTGCTCGCGCTGAGCATCTTCGCCATCGGTCTGCTCATCCAGATCTCCGGCAAACACGACGCGCTCGTCGCCCTCACCCCGGCGGGCGCGGGCACGGTACTCGTGGTGGTGGGCGCCTACCTGATCGCGCTATCACGACGAGCGGACGCCGACGTCGTCGCCGCAGCTCGCCTCACCCGCACGGCGGCGCTCGTCGCCACCGCTGTCGTGGTTGTCGGCGTGGCAGCAACGGCCACAAGGACGGGAATCATGACGACGATTATCCTCACCCTCGTCGGCCTCCAAGCCCCAATCGGGCTACGGATGGCGGCGAACTTCCTCGCCGGATCCCAGAGCCGCTGAGCTAGGCCGGACCCGCTTCACGAGCCAGCCTGGCCCGCCAGTCGCGCCTCGTCGGGCCCTAAAGTTCCTTGAGCATGCGCGAGTTGCCAAGAGTGTTGGGTTTGACCCGGGCGAGGTCGAGGAACTCGGCGGTGCCGTCGTCGTGGGAGAGGAGTAGTTCGCGGAGGGCATCGGGGCTGACGGGCGCCTCGTCGATACCGCAGTAGCCGAGCCTCGCGAAGAAGTCGACCTCGAAGGTGAGGCAGAACAGGCGACTGATTCTCAGGGTGCGGGCGCGCCCCTCAAGCTCGTTGACGATCGCCTTGCCCACACCGCGCCCGCGAAACTCCTCACGAACGGCGAGCGTGCGGATCTCGGCGATGTCCTCCCAAAAGACGTGGAGGGCGCCGCAACCGACCACCTCGCCGTCGACCTCCGCCACCACGAACTCCTGTAGGTGCTCGAAGTAGTCGATGAGGTCTTTAGCCACGAGGATGCGCCGGTGCGCATAGGGGCTGACGATCTCGTAGATGGCCCGCACATCCCTGGCCGTTGCTGGCCGAATCACCGCTTCGCCCCCTGCGTGGAGCGAACCGCGTACTCGTAGAGGAGGTCGGCGGAGTCCTCGTCGATGATGAGATCCGTGATGAGGCCGGCACGCAGGGCCGCGACGGTGGCGACCACCTTGTCCGAGCCGGAGACGACGCCGATGCGCCGCGGGATTTTGCGCAGATCCGTCGGGGTGGGCCCCGAGGCGCGCGAGTTGATCTCCAGGTCCTCCCAGGAGCCGTCGGCGCGAAGTAGCACCGTGCAGATGTCGCCGACCACGCCCTCCCGGCGTAGCGCGTCAAGTTCCTCCTCGCTCAAGTAGCCACCCGAGTAGACCATGGAGAGGTTCTTCGAGGTGGGAGATCCGATGCCGAACAGGGCGATGTCGGCCCGTTGCTGGATCTCGCGAACCGCGGCGATCGAGCGCTCGCGCCAGAGTGCCTCTCGGGTGGCGGCGAAGTCAAAGAAGGCGGGGACCGCGAAGTAGTGGGCGGAGGCGCCGAAGGCCCGCCCGAAGGCCTCCATGAGTGAGCCGGCGTAGGGCACGCCGCTGGTGGATGCGTTGGCGGCGCCGTTGAGTTGGACCGCGATCGAGCCGCGTGCGGGGCGCGGAACCAGGTGGTCGACGACGGCGGCCACAGTGTTTCCCCACGCCACCCCGATGATGGTTTCGGGCTTCATGAGGTCGGAGACCATGATCCCGGCCACCTGGGCCACGGCGTTGAGTCGGCGCGCCTCGTTGACGCCGAAGGGGACGGGCACGACCTTGGCCCGCACCCCAAACATCTGCGACAGGCGCACCTGCATCTCGCTGGCGGCCTCCTGGGGCGGGTGGATCGTGATTTGGATGAGGCCCTCCTCCTTGGCCTCGGCGATGAGGCGGGAGACGGTGGAGCGTGATACGGACAGTCGGCGGGCGATTGACTCCATCGTCTCGCCCTGGATGAAGTGCATGACGGCCGCCTCATAGGCGGCTAGAGATCGATCTTCTCGGTTCATGTCAGGCCTTTCTTCGGCGTATGTCAGGCACATTCTACATGCGTAATGCAAGTGTTTTCAGATCTTATGCACGGTCGTGCACACTTGGCCAATTTCGCTCTCCAAATCAGTTTTCGCACCACAAGCTGGGAAAAAGGCCGTAGATTGGAAAATAAGTTTCCGCGTAGAAATCGGAAGAACCATGAAAACCATAAACACCGATGTTGTTGTTATAGGTGGTGGAGCAACAGGCGCTGGCGCCCTGCGCGACCTTGCCATGCGCGGCTTCGCTGCCGTCCTTGTCGAGCGTGCCGACCTGGCACAGGGAACCTCCGGGCGTTTCCACGGCCTCCTCCATTCCGGCGGCCGCTACGTCATCTCGGATCCCCACTCGGCCACGGAGTGCGCCGAGGAGAATGAGATTCTGCGTCGCATCCACCCCGATTCGGTGGAGGAGACCGGCGGCCTGTTCGTCGTCGGCCCGCATGACGACCCGGAGTTCTCCACCCGCTTCCTACCCGCCGCACGGGAGACCCACGTGCCGGCCGAGGAGCTCGACGTCGCTGAGGCGTTGCGTATCGAGCCGCGCCTCAACCCTGGCATCCAGCGCGCCTTCCGCGTCCGCGACGGCTCGATTGACGGTTGGGGCATGGTCTGGGGGGCGGTTGAGTCAGCCAAGGCCTACGGCGCCCAGTGCCTGACCTACCACCGGGTCACGAAGATCGAAAACGACGACGGCCAGGTTTCCCAGGTGATCTGCACGAACGAGAAGACCGGCGAAGAGGTGCGCATCAACTGCCGCGCCGCCATCAACTGCGGCGGCCCTTGGGCGGGTCAGATCGCGAAGATGGCCGGGTGCCACGGCGTCGACGTCGTACCCGGACGCGGCATCATGATCGCGATGAATCACCGCCTCGTTAACCACGTGGTCAACCGTTGCATCCACCCCGCCGACGGCGACATCATCGTCCCGGCACACACCGTCTCCATCATCGGCACCACCGACCAGAAGGAAGACAATCCTGACTTCCTCGTGATCCGCAACTCCGAGGTTCAGCAGATGCTCGACTCGGGTGAGGATCTGGTGCCGGGCTTCCGCAAGGCGCGCGCGGTTCACGCGTGGGCCGGCGCCCGCCCGCTGGTCAAGGACTCGCGCGTGGACGCCTCCGATACCCGCCACATGTCGCGCGGCATGTCGATCATCGACCATTCCACGCGCGACGGTGTCAAGGGCTTCTTCACCATCGCCGGCGGCAAACTCACCACCTACCGTCTCATGGCGAAGAACATCGTCGACGCCCTCTTGGAGCAGCTCGACGAGTTCGTCGAGTGTACCACTGACACCGAGGCGGTTCCCTCGAAAGCAGTCCAGACTCACAAGGTCACGGACCGGCTCAAGGAGGCCGAAGCCGACCGCTTCGAGGATCCGATCATTTGCGAGTGTGAGCTGTTGCCGCGCTCCACGATCGAAGAGGAGCTCGCCAAGCAGCCGGAGGCCAACCTCGATGACATCCGCCGCCGCACCCGCCTCGGTATGGGCCCGTGCCAGGGCACATTCTGCGGCATGCGTGCCGCGGGCATCATGCATGAGACCCTCGCCGGCCGGCTCGGCCGCGAGGAGAACGCGGACCGCACGTCGTCGATGCTTCGACTCTTCGTCAAGAACCGCTACTCGGGCCTTGAGTCCCTCATGTACGGCGAGCAGTTGCGCGAGGCCACGCTGAACAAGTGGATCCTCGCCGGCAACCTCGACATCGACCACCTGCCGGCACCGGCCGAGAAGGCCGTGCGTGCCACGGGCGATCTCGAACTCATCCATGGCCGTCCCGCTATGGCACAGGTGAAGGAGAACGAATAATGCGCATCATTGTTATTGGTTCGGGCCTTGCGGGCCTCACGGCGGCGCTCAGGCTTCGCGACGCCGGACATCACGTTGACATCGTCACCAAGGGGTGGGGCGGCCTGCTCCTGTCCTCCGGCACGCTCGATGTCTACGGCTGGGGCAAGGACGGGCACCCGGTCTTAGACCCGTACGCCGCCATCGGTGACCTCGTCGCCGAGGATCCGGGCCACCCGTACGCCGCCATCGGGGTCGACGCCGTGCGCGAGGGCATCGATTGGCTGTGCTCGACCACCGGCCTGTTCGCCAAGGCGGGCAACAACGTGCTCATCCCCACCGCGATCGGAGCGGTTCGCCCCACGGCCGCGGTGCAGAACACCATGGTTCCTTCCCTGATGGAAGACGGGAAGAAGTTCCTGGTGGTCGGCATCCGACAGTTCCGCGACTTCCCCGCGGCCTTCATCGCCGACAACCTCGCCCGCTCCCCGTTGGCGAAGGTCGAGACGCGGGCCGTGACGATCTCCCTCGCACCGCGCAAGCCCGAGGCCGACTCCACGGGCACCACCTTTGCCCGGGCCTTCGATGGCACCGCCGGGCTGGACGGCCCGTCCACCCGCGACGCGCTCATCCACGAGCTACGCGCCCACGTCCGCGACGGCGAGACGGTCCTGCTGCCCGCGATCCTCGGATTCGCTCCCGACGCCTACCAGGAGATCTCCGCCGAGCTAGGCGTGCCGGTGGGCGAAGTGCCGGTTCCGCCGCCCTCGATCCCCGGCCGTCGCATCAACGACGTGCTCATCCAGCTCTGTCGCGACAAGCGGATCGACATATCGCTCAACGCTGAGGTCATCGGCTTCGAGGCGAGCGGCGGTCACGTCACCGCACTTCAGGTTCAGCGTGCCGGCCGCGTCACGACCAACAAGGTCGACGCCGTCGTCTACGCCGGTGGCGGCCTCGAGTCGGGTAGCATTCAGCGCAACTCGTACGGAGAGATCCGCGAGCGAGTCTTCGACCTACCGCTGACGTTCCTCGACGCCGAGGATCCGGAGACGACGGGCGTGACCGGTTCCGTCGTCGTCAACGGCAAGGACATCTTCGGAACCGGGGTCTGCGTCAATGCGGACATGCTCGCGCTCGACGGTGACGCGCCGGCCTACGACAACCTCTACTGCGCGGGCTCGATCATCGGCGGCGCCCGCCCGTGGAGCGAGAAGTCCGGCGAGGGCATCGCGCTTGGCAGCGCCGTTGCCGCCACCCGTGCAATCCTCAGGAGGGACTAATCATGACCACCGTTGTTAACCCACTCGAGCATGCCAGGGCCTCCCTGGCCCGCGCTTCCCTCGACGCGTGCGTCAAGTGCACGATCTGCGAGTCGCAGTGCCCGGTTGTGCGCTCGACCCCGCTGTTCTCGGGTCCGAAGTTCGTGGGCCCGCAGGCCGAACGCTTCCGCAACGGGGCCAGCGTGGACAAGTCCCTCGACTACTGCTCCGGGTGCTCGATCTGCACTACGACCTGCCCGCAGGGCGTGAAGATCGCCGAGATCAACGCCCAGGCCCGGGCCGTCATGAAGGCCGACCACATGCCGCTACGCGACCGGATCATCCCCGAGACCGAGCTCGAGGGGAAGCTGATGACGCCGTTCGCCCCGATCGCGAACGCCGCGCTGGCCAACAGGCCGGTGCGTACGATCGTGGAGAAGGTCATCGGCATCCACCGCGATGCACCTGTCCCGAAGGCCCAGACGTCGACGTTCATGAGCTGGTTCAAGAAGCACGAAAAGGAGCGCACCGGTCCCTTCCCCAAGGGCCCGATCGTCTTCTTCCACGGCTGTGCGGGCGGCTACTTCGAGATTTCGACCTCGAAAGCCGCCGTGGAGGTGCTGGAGAAGCTCGGCTACGAGGTGCTCGTGCCCAAGCAGGGTTGCTGCGGGCTGGCCCACCAGTCCAACGGCCTGTTTGGGCGAGCCTCGAAGAAGGTTCGCCAGCTGTGCGACCAGCTCAACGCCGCGGGCAAGGACCTGACTATCGTCTCGGCGTCGGGATCGTGCGCCGGCATGTTGCGCCACGAAGCGCACGAGATCATGGGCCTCGACGATCCGACGCTGCTCGATGTCGGATCGCGCACCGTTGAAATCTCGGAGTTCATCCTTGAGCTCATCGACGAAGGGGAGTTCCCGGTCGAGGAGCTCAAGCGTTGGGATATCACGATCCCCTACCATCAGCCGTGCCAGGTCAAGAGCCAGGGCATCGGCAAGCCGGCCATCCGCATGATGGAGACCGTGCCGGGTGTGAAGGTGATCGAGTCTGGCGAAGCCTGCTGCGGCATCGCCGGCACGTACGGTCTGAAGAAAGAGAAGTACGAGATCGCCCAGGCGGTGGGCAAGCCGCTGTTCGACATGGTCAAGCGCACCAACCCCAAGCTCGCCGCGTGCGAGACGGAGACCTGCCGGTGGCAGATCCGCAAGGGCACTGGGGCGACGGTCATCCACCCGATCGAGGTGATCCACCGGGCGCTCGGGCTGGCGTAGCTGGCTCACTAGCTGGGTGAGCCCGGCGGGCTCGCTGGCGTAGCCGCGAGCCCGCCGAGCCCGAGACGCGGACGCTGACTGACTTGCCCGGCAGCCGCCACGGTCGGCGCAGTTCGCGCGGTCAGCCATGTATGTCCGCCGCACAGGTTGCGGGTGGGATCTGCGATACTTGGACTATGTTTGAACAGATCACCGCCCCCGTCGCCTACCACGGCGAGGGGCCGTGCTGGTCCGAAGAGTGGGGCGGCCTGCGCTGGGTGGACATGCTCGCCGGCGACCTCCTCACCCTTCTGCCCGACGGCTCAATCCACCGTCTGCACACCGGCTCGCCCGTGGCGGCCTTCGTGCGGCCGCGCGCGAACGGCGGGTTCGTGGTCGGGCTTGAGCGCGGGCTCGGCCTAGCCGACGATCCCTTCGGCGTCGTGCGCCCACTCCCACACCTATGGGACAACGCGGACCTGCGCATGAACGAAGGTGGCACCGACCCGTGGGGCAACCTCTACGCCGGCTCGATGTCCTATTCGCGCATTGCCGGCGCTGGCACGCTATACAAGATCACCCCGGACCTCGCAGCTTGCGTGGTGCTCCCCAGCGTCACCACCTCCAATGGCATCGCCTTCAGCCCCGACGGCACGCGGGCCTACTACCATGACACGGCGACCCGGCGCACCGACGTGTTCGACGTCGTGGACCGGGAGCTAACGGGCCGGCGCGAGTTCCACGAGGCTACGGGCACGAGCCCCGACGGCTTGGCCGTCGACAGCGCGGGCAACGTGTGGGTGGCGCTCAACCGCGTGGGCAAGGTCCGCCTGTACTCCCCCGACGCTCAGATCCTGGACGAGTGGGATCTGCCGGTTCGGCTGGTCACAGCGGTCACGCTCGGCGGGCAGGACGGTCGCGACGTGTTCGTGACCACATCGCGGGAGAATCTGGAGGACCCGGAGCCGGAGGCGGGCGCGGTCTTCCGGGCCCGCGCCGAGGTCCCCGGACTCCCCGTCACTCCCTTCGCCGGGTAGCTCGCCGCCGACCCCGCGGCACGTGAGGCGGTCAACGCCTCTCCGTCGCCGGGCCGGATGGTCCGCCGCGTTAGACTTGAGCCATGTCCACTCCCCTGTCGAATGATGGCCTGTTTGACCTGCCCGAATCCGCGCGCCAGCCCAACGCGCGCGTCATTTTGGTGATGGGCGCATCCGGCAGCGGCAAGACGCGTTTCACCACCCGCACGGGACTTCCGGTAGTCTCGCTCGACGACTTTTACTACGACGGCGACCGCCCGGGTATGCCCATGCGCCACGGCATGGTCGACTGGGATTCGCCCTCCACGTGGGACCGCCAGCGGGCGGTGGATGCGCTCGTGGATCTGTGTACCACCGGCTCGGCCACCGTGCCGGTCTACGACATCCCCACCTCCACGCGAGTGGGCGAACGCAGGCTGGACATGGAGGGCCGCCGCTACGTGCTGGCCGAAGGAATC is part of the Trueperella abortisuis genome and harbors:
- a CDS encoding SMP-30/gluconolactonase/LRE family protein is translated as MFEQITAPVAYHGEGPCWSEEWGGLRWVDMLAGDLLTLLPDGSIHRLHTGSPVAAFVRPRANGGFVVGLERGLGLADDPFGVVRPLPHLWDNADLRMNEGGTDPWGNLYAGSMSYSRIAGAGTLYKITPDLAACVVLPSVTTSNGIAFSPDGTRAYYHDTATRRTDVFDVVDRELTGRREFHEATGTSPDGLAVDSAGNVWVALNRVGKVRLYSPDAQILDEWDLPVRLVTAVTLGGQDGRDVFVTTSRENLEDPEPEAGAVFRARAEVPGLPVTPFAG
- the glpB gene encoding glycerol-3-phosphate dehydrogenase subunit GlpB, whose amino-acid sequence is MRIIVIGSGLAGLTAALRLRDAGHHVDIVTKGWGGLLLSSGTLDVYGWGKDGHPVLDPYAAIGDLVAEDPGHPYAAIGVDAVREGIDWLCSTTGLFAKAGNNVLIPTAIGAVRPTAAVQNTMVPSLMEDGKKFLVVGIRQFRDFPAAFIADNLARSPLAKVETRAVTISLAPRKPEADSTGTTFARAFDGTAGLDGPSTRDALIHELRAHVRDGETVLLPAILGFAPDAYQEISAELGVPVGEVPVPPPSIPGRRINDVLIQLCRDKRIDISLNAEVIGFEASGGHVTALQVQRAGRVTTNKVDAVVYAGGGLESGSIQRNSYGEIRERVFDLPLTFLDAEDPETTGVTGSVVVNGKDIFGTGVCVNADMLALDGDAPAYDNLYCAGSIIGGARPWSEKSGEGIALGSAVAATRAILRRD
- a CDS encoding uridine kinase family protein; its protein translation is MSTPLSNDGLFDLPESARQPNARVILVMGASGSGKTRFTTRTGLPVVSLDDFYYDGDRPGMPMRHGMVDWDSPSTWDRQRAVDALVDLCTTGSATVPVYDIPTSTRVGERRLDMEGRRYVLAEGIFAPEIIDDLKREGILADALCIKRPRLQTFWFRLMRDLDEARKPLPNLLRRGVAHFLAEPAMYREVEAKGARPVSYTEAQETLTQMLAALRWND
- the glpA gene encoding anaerobic glycerol-3-phosphate dehydrogenase subunit GlpA — protein: MKTINTDVVVIGGGATGAGALRDLAMRGFAAVLVERADLAQGTSGRFHGLLHSGGRYVISDPHSATECAEENEILRRIHPDSVEETGGLFVVGPHDDPEFSTRFLPAARETHVPAEELDVAEALRIEPRLNPGIQRAFRVRDGSIDGWGMVWGAVESAKAYGAQCLTYHRVTKIENDDGQVSQVICTNEKTGEEVRINCRAAINCGGPWAGQIAKMAGCHGVDVVPGRGIMIAMNHRLVNHVVNRCIHPADGDIIVPAHTVSIIGTTDQKEDNPDFLVIRNSEVQQMLDSGEDLVPGFRKARAVHAWAGARPLVKDSRVDASDTRHMSRGMSIIDHSTRDGVKGFFTIAGGKLTTYRLMAKNIVDALLEQLDEFVECTTDTEAVPSKAVQTHKVTDRLKEAEADRFEDPIICECELLPRSTIEEELAKQPEANLDDIRRRTRLGMGPCQGTFCGMRAAGIMHETLAGRLGREENADRTSSMLRLFVKNRYSGLESLMYGEQLREATLNKWILAGNLDIDHLPAPAEKAVRATGDLELIHGRPAMAQVKENE
- a CDS encoding anaerobic glycerol-3-phosphate dehydrogenase subunit C, with amino-acid sequence MTTVVNPLEHARASLARASLDACVKCTICESQCPVVRSTPLFSGPKFVGPQAERFRNGASVDKSLDYCSGCSICTTTCPQGVKIAEINAQARAVMKADHMPLRDRIIPETELEGKLMTPFAPIANAALANRPVRTIVEKVIGIHRDAPVPKAQTSTFMSWFKKHEKERTGPFPKGPIVFFHGCAGGYFEISTSKAAVEVLEKLGYEVLVPKQGCCGLAHQSNGLFGRASKKVRQLCDQLNAAGKDLTIVSASGSCAGMLRHEAHEIMGLDDPTLLDVGSRTVEISEFILELIDEGEFPVEELKRWDITIPYHQPCQVKSQGIGKPAIRMMETVPGVKVIESGEACCGIAGTYGLKKEKYEIAQAVGKPLFDMVKRTNPKLAACETETCRWQIRKGTGATVIHPIEVIHRALGLA